A single region of the Coregonus clupeaformis isolate EN_2021a chromosome 40, ASM2061545v1, whole genome shotgun sequence genome encodes:
- the LOC121554855 gene encoding ras-related protein Ral-B: MAASKNKTQSSLALHKVIMVGSGGVGKSALTLQFMYDEFVEDYEPTKADSYRKKVVLDGEEVQIDILDTAGQEDYAAIRDNYFRSGEGFLLVFSITEHESFMATAEFREQILRVKAEEDKIPLLVVGNKSDLEDRRQVSVDEARAKAEEWGVQYVETSAKTRANVDKVFFDLMREVRGKKMSENKDKNGKGKHKNKNKKSFKERCCLL, translated from the exons ATGGCAGCCAGTAAGAATAAGACCCAGAGTTCTCTGGCCCTGCACAAGGTCATCATGGTGGGCAGTGGTGGTGTGGGCAAGTCTGCACTCACACTGCAGTTCATGTACGACGAG TTCGTAGAGGACTACGAGCCCACCAAGGCAGACAGCTACAGGAAGAAGGTAGTGCTGGATGGAGAGGAGGTCCAGATCGATATCCTGGACACGGCTGGACAGGAGGACTACGCTGCCATCAGAGACAACTACTTTAGGAGTGGAGAGGGCTTCCTGCTTGTCTTCTCCATCACAGAACACGAGTCCTTCATGGCCACTGCAGAGTTCAG GGAGCAGATCCTGCGTGTGAAAGCAGAGGAGGATAAGATTCCTCTGTTGGTGGTGGGGAACAAGTCTGACTTGGAGGACCGCAGACAGGTGTCTGTAGATGAGGCCCGAGCCAAGGCAGAGGAGTGGGGGGTGCAGTACGTGGAGACATCAGCCAAGACACGAGCCAACGTCGATAAG GTATTCTTTGACCTGATGCGGGAGGTGCGGGGCAAGAAGATGTCGGAAAACAAGGACAAAAACGGCAAGGGAAAGCACAAGAATAAGAACAAGAAGAGTTTCAAAGAGCGATGCTGTTTACTCTGA